From Paenibacillus sp. PK3_47, the proteins below share one genomic window:
- a CDS encoding D-2-hydroxyacid dehydrogenase, whose amino-acid sequence MTKSIVCLQPLTSEQQDLIRAAAPDYTITLGDAKNPDLALLADAEIVIGWAKGISDTLLRQDSPLRWVQTWSAGVEKLPLERLEERGILLTNASGVHAEPITAVILGFMLMFTRNLHTAMRNQLNRRWHSDGSESELTGKTAVIAGTGAIGSETARIAKAFRMKTIGISRSGKADDNFDEVYTTDKLSGAVSNGDFVINTLPLTDETRMLFDADMFSAFRQGAYYINIGRGATTNTGDLMDALNSGRLAGAGLDVFEKEPLPEDHPLWDMEKVIITPHCAGSTDRYADRIVEIFTENLKSYLADGEPNRNKVDYSRQY is encoded by the coding sequence GACTAAATCTATTGTTTGTCTGCAGCCTTTAACATCCGAACAGCAGGACCTTATTCGTGCCGCCGCCCCAGATTATACCATAACACTTGGGGATGCCAAGAACCCGGATCTTGCACTGCTTGCAGATGCCGAAATTGTAATCGGCTGGGCCAAGGGCATCAGCGATACACTGCTGCGCCAGGATTCGCCGCTGCGCTGGGTGCAGACCTGGTCCGCCGGTGTAGAGAAGCTGCCGCTTGAGCGTCTTGAAGAGCGAGGCATCCTGCTTACCAATGCGAGCGGCGTGCATGCCGAACCGATTACTGCCGTTATACTCGGATTTATGCTGATGTTTACCCGGAATCTGCATACGGCCATGCGCAATCAGCTGAACCGCCGCTGGCATTCGGACGGCAGCGAAAGCGAATTGACCGGCAAGACGGCTGTCATTGCAGGAACTGGTGCCATCGGCAGTGAAACAGCCAGAATTGCCAAGGCGTTCCGGATGAAGACCATTGGAATCAGCCGTTCAGGCAAAGCGGATGACAATTTTGACGAAGTATACACGACCGACAAGCTGTCCGGCGCTGTAAGCAACGGTGACTTTGTCATTAACACACTGCCGCTGACCGATGAGACCCGCATGCTGTTCGATGCTGATATGTTCTCAGCTTTCCGGCAAGGGGCTTATTATATCAATATCGGGCGCGGCGCCACAACGAATACCGGGGACCTGATGGATGCCCTGAACAGCGGCAGGCTGGCTGGTGCCGGTCTGGATGTTTTTGAGAAGGAGCCGCTTCCTGAGGACCACCCGCTTTGGGACATGGAGAAGGTAATTATCACTCCCCATTGCGCCGGATCGACAGACCGCTATGCTGACCGTATCGTCGAAATTTTTACAGAGAATCTGAAATCTTACCTGGCGGACGGCGAGCCTAACCGTAATAAGGTTGACTACAGCCGCCAATATTAA